In the genome of Polaribacter sp. MED152, one region contains:
- a CDS encoding vanadium-dependent haloperoxidase: MSNLLKNVLKTVKFVFVIAVLHSCNTSNEPINISAEDYHASVDQVSQIMIHDIFSPPVASRVFAYPNIAAYEIMVQKDSVYSSLANTVTGLKAIPKANSDAPINLKLSALIAHMEISKMLVFSEDKIDIVKDSLFAKWENSNKKEFLASKNYASEVVKHVKSWMDKDNYSETRTMEKFTVDTDDPSRWQPTPPAYMEGIEPHWNKIRPFLLETADQFKPIPPPKFSLDKDSDFYKELLEVYTISEEITKEGDTSEEIAIAQFWDCNPFVSVTRGHFMFATKKISPGAHWIGIVKIAARKTDANFMETVNAYTKTSLAIADAFISCWDEKYRSNLIRPETLINQNIDPDWVPILQTPPFPEYTSGHSVVSGAASTVLTSIFGDNFAFDDDTEVPFGLPIRSFDSFADAADEAAISRMYGGIHYRAAVEVGVEQGRNVGSYITQKLAATN; encoded by the coding sequence ATGAGTAATTTATTAAAAAACGTTTTAAAAACAGTAAAGTTTGTGTTTGTGATTGCAGTTCTCCATAGCTGTAATACTTCTAACGAACCTATAAATATTTCAGCAGAAGACTATCATGCTTCAGTAGATCAAGTATCTCAAATAATGATTCATGATATCTTTTCTCCACCAGTAGCAAGTAGAGTTTTTGCTTATCCAAATATAGCTGCTTACGAAATTATGGTACAAAAAGATAGTGTATATTCATCTTTAGCAAATACAGTTACTGGTTTAAAAGCAATACCTAAAGCAAACAGTGATGCCCCAATTAATTTAAAATTATCAGCACTAATTGCTCATATGGAAATTAGCAAAATGTTGGTTTTTTCGGAAGATAAAATTGATATTGTAAAAGATTCTTTATTTGCAAAGTGGGAAAACAGTAATAAGAAAGAATTTCTTGCGTCTAAAAATTACGCATCAGAAGTAGTAAAACATGTAAAATCTTGGATGGATAAAGACAATTATAGCGAAACAAGAACCATGGAAAAATTTACTGTAGATACAGACGATCCTTCTCGTTGGCAACCAACACCTCCTGCATATATGGAAGGTATAGAACCTCATTGGAATAAAATAAGACCATTTCTGTTAGAAACTGCAGACCAGTTTAAGCCTATTCCACCACCAAAATTTTCTTTAGATAAAGACTCAGATTTCTATAAAGAATTACTAGAGGTATATACAATTAGCGAAGAAATTACGAAAGAAGGTGATACATCAGAAGAGATTGCAATTGCCCAATTTTGGGACTGTAATCCTTTTGTATCAGTAACTAGAGGTCATTTTATGTTTGCTACAAAGAAAATTTCTCCAGGTGCTCATTGGATTGGAATTGTAAAAATTGCAGCAAGAAAAACCGATGCAAATTTTATGGAAACTGTAAATGCATACACTAAAACCTCTTTAGCTATAGCAGATGCTTTTATTAGTTGTTGGGATGAGAAATACAGAAGTAATTTAATTCGTCCAGAAACATTAATAAATCAAAATATAGATCCAGATTGGGTGCCAATTTTACAGACACCACCTTTTCCAGAATACACAAGTGGACATTCTGTAGTGTCAGGAGCAGCTTCAACAGTGTTAACCTCAATTTTTGGCGATAACTTTGCTTTTGATGATGATACAGAAGTACCTTTTGGATTACCAATTAGAAGTTTTGATTCTTTTGCAGATGCTGCAGATGAAGCTGCAATTAGTAGAATGTATGGAGGTATTCATTACAGAGCTGCTGTAGAAGTGGGTGTAGAACAAGGTAGAAATGTAGGTTCTTATATTACTCAAAAATTAGCTGCTACAAATTAA
- a CDS encoding VCBS repeat-containing protein — MIKKLGLITLLALIGCSQNKENKDSENQLGTKFKDVKASFSGVDFSNDLSPKGDLNIIEYLYYYNGGGVALGDINNDGLDDIYFTANQKADKLYLNKGNLKFEDISLASNISKENSWSTGVTMVDINNDGLLDIYVCKVGNYKSLQAKNELYINQGNNTFKEQAKEYGLDFSGFSTQASFFDYDKDGDVDMYLLNHSVHSTYSYGNKELRNKSDVLAGDILFENQSEKGQIKFKDVTKDAGIYNSALGYGLAITTTDVNQDGFIDIYVGNDFHENDYLYINNGDKTFTESSESYFNHTSRFTMGVDSGDLNNDTKPDIITLDMMPYKADVFLKSGGEDSDKVNEIKKSFGFQQQYSRNHLQLNHDTYFKDVALFTNTHATDWSWSPLILDYNNDGLNDIYITNGIYKRPNDLDYINYISNVDFAKYTETLQDTLEQKLIDVMPTLKLQNVLFTNKGDLKFNKSKQSYSETYSNGAAYSDLDLDGDLDIVVNNINEKATILENKSENSNYLTLNIFEENKGLNSNGTKLYLFANGKTFYKEQHTVKGFLSSSTRKVHFGLADIAKIDSLQIIWNDNTKTVLKDLAVNKEHEVVKKQTSAYAYNKVDKSQPQEFSYQHKENTFLDYEKEGLIPEKLSTEGPSYVQADFDGDGLKDLFIGGARNQEPVLFMQNAKGNFTPKELPIFKEDAMYEDVDAIALDIDNDNDLDIYALSGGSDYEEGDPLLEDRVYINDGKSNFTKLNATLLATNGGSVSSYDYNNDGLQDLFIGSRSIPNAYGLSPFSYILKNTGNNNFEIQFKKRFGMITDSKWADLNNDGFVELILAGDWMPITVWSINKEGNLENKTKEFGLENTNGMWNVIDLKDLNNDGNLDILAGNTGQNFKWKASVAKPVTMYVDDFDKNYKIDPIIFYNYFGTNVPFATKEKLIQQLPIIKKKFLKYATFAEVNSIKDLELKEEKDILTTKTLFELRSMAFINDGKSFIKIPLPKEAQYSTIEDFYVNGNHIYYTGNFDGFVTELGKSSSNSGGSFQFVNGDFNQNKSLQLPRNFCGRKIIPINKDSLLVLSNNGQSFITNTNK, encoded by the coding sequence ATGATTAAAAAATTAGGTTTAATAACGTTACTTGCTCTAATTGGCTGTTCTCAAAATAAAGAGAATAAAGATTCAGAAAATCAACTTGGCACTAAATTTAAAGATGTTAAAGCTAGCTTTTCTGGCGTAGATTTTTCAAATGATTTATCACCAAAAGGAGATTTAAATATTATTGAATATCTATATTATTACAATGGTGGTGGAGTTGCTCTGGGTGATATTAATAACGATGGTTTAGACGACATTTACTTTACAGCCAACCAAAAAGCAGATAAATTATACTTGAACAAAGGGAATTTAAAGTTCGAAGACATTTCTTTAGCCAGTAATATTAGTAAAGAAAATTCTTGGTCTACAGGAGTAACAATGGTAGACATTAATAATGATGGTTTGCTAGATATTTACGTTTGTAAAGTGGGTAATTACAAAAGCTTACAGGCTAAAAACGAGCTGTACATTAATCAAGGAAACAACACCTTTAAAGAGCAAGCCAAAGAATATGGTTTAGATTTTTCTGGATTTTCTACACAAGCTTCTTTCTTCGATTATGATAAAGATGGTGATGTAGATATGTATCTTCTAAATCATTCTGTACATTCCACATACTCTTATGGTAATAAAGAGTTAAGAAATAAAAGTGATGTTTTAGCTGGAGATATTTTGTTTGAAAATCAATCAGAAAAAGGTCAAATTAAATTTAAGGATGTAACCAAAGACGCAGGTATTTATAACAGTGCTTTGGGTTATGGTTTGGCAATTACAACAACAGATGTAAATCAAGATGGTTTTATCGATATTTATGTTGGGAACGATTTTCATGAAAATGATTATTTATACATCAATAATGGCGATAAAACTTTCACAGAATCTAGTGAAAGCTATTTTAATCATACTTCTAGATTTACAATGGGTGTAGATTCTGGCGATTTAAATAATGATACAAAACCAGATATTATTACTCTAGACATGATGCCTTACAAAGCAGATGTATTTTTAAAATCTGGAGGTGAAGATTCAGATAAAGTAAATGAAATTAAAAAGTCTTTTGGTTTTCAGCAGCAATACTCTAGAAATCATTTGCAATTAAATCATGACACTTATTTTAAAGATGTAGCCCTTTTTACAAATACACATGCTACAGATTGGAGCTGGTCTCCTCTTATTTTAGACTACAATAATGATGGATTAAATGATATTTACATTACAAACGGAATATACAAAAGACCAAATGATTTAGATTACATCAATTACATAAGTAATGTCGATTTTGCAAAGTATACAGAAACTTTGCAAGATACTTTAGAGCAAAAGTTAATAGATGTAATGCCTACCTTAAAACTTCAAAATGTTTTGTTTACAAATAAGGGTGATTTAAAATTTAATAAAAGCAAACAAAGTTACTCAGAAACCTATTCTAATGGAGCTGCTTATTCAGATTTAGATTTGGATGGAGATTTAGACATTGTTGTCAATAATATAAATGAAAAGGCAACAATTTTAGAAAATAAATCTGAAAATAGTAATTATCTTACTTTAAATATTTTTGAGGAAAATAAAGGTTTAAATTCAAATGGAACTAAGCTTTATTTGTTTGCAAATGGAAAAACATTTTACAAAGAACAGCATACTGTAAAAGGCTTTTTATCTAGTTCTACTCGAAAAGTACATTTTGGTTTAGCAGATATCGCAAAAATAGACTCCCTTCAAATTATTTGGAACGATAATACTAAGACCGTCTTAAAAGACCTTGCTGTAAATAAAGAACATGAGGTTGTAAAGAAGCAAACATCAGCTTATGCTTACAATAAAGTTGATAAATCTCAACCTCAAGAATTTTCGTATCAGCACAAAGAAAATACTTTTTTAGATTATGAAAAAGAAGGTTTAATTCCAGAAAAACTGTCTACAGAAGGGCCTTCTTATGTACAAGCAGATTTTGATGGAGATGGTTTAAAAGATCTTTTTATAGGAGGTGCAAGAAACCAAGAGCCAGTATTATTTATGCAAAATGCAAAAGGAAATTTTACTCCAAAAGAATTGCCCATCTTTAAAGAGGATGCTATGTACGAAGATGTAGATGCAATTGCCTTAGATATAGATAATGACAATGATTTAGATATTTACGCTTTAAGTGGTGGAAGTGATTATGAAGAGGGAGATCCTTTATTAGAAGACAGAGTTTATATTAACGATGGTAAATCCAACTTTACAAAATTGAATGCTACACTTTTGGCAACAAATGGTGGTTCTGTTTCTTCTTATGATTATAATAATGATGGTTTACAAGATTTATTTATAGGCAGTAGATCTATTCCAAATGCTTATGGTTTATCACCTTTTAGCTACATTTTAAAAAACACTGGAAACAACAATTTCGAAATTCAGTTTAAGAAAAGATTCGGAATGATTACAGACAGTAAATGGGCCGATTTAAATAATGATGGTTTTGTAGAACTTATTCTTGCAGGAGACTGGATGCCCATAACTGTTTGGTCTATCAATAAAGAGGGTAATTTAGAAAATAAAACAAAAGAATTTGGTTTAGAAAACACCAATGGAATGTGGAATGTTATTGATTTAAAAGATTTAAATAACGATGGTAACTTAGATATTTTAGCAGGGAATACAGGTCAAAATTTTAAATGGAAGGCTAGTGTTGCAAAACCAGTAACGATGTATGTAGATGATTTTGACAAAAACTACAAAATAGACCCAATCATTTTTTACAACTATTTTGGAACAAACGTACCTTTTGCAACTAAAGAAAAACTTATTCAGCAGTTACCAATAATCAAGAAAAAGTTTTTAAAATATGCTACTTTTGCAGAGGTAAATTCTATTAAAGATTTAGAGTTAAAAGAAGAAAAAGATATTTTAACTACTAAAACTCTTTTTGAATTACGTTCTATGGCATTTATAAATGATGGTAAATCATTTATAAAAATTCCTTTACCAAAAGAAGCTCAGTATAGCACAATTGAAGATTTTTATGTCAATGGAAATCATATTTATTATACTGGTAATTTTGATGGTTTTGTAACAGAATTAGGTAAAAGTAGTTCAAATTCAGGAGGTTCGTTTCAATTTGTAAATGGTGATTTTAACCAGAATAAATCGTTACAACTTCCAAGAAATTTCTGTGGTAGAAAAATTATTCCGATTAATAAAGATAGTTTGTTAGTGCTATCTAATAATGGGCAATCGTTCATTACAAATACTAATAAATAA
- a CDS encoding VCBS repeat-containing protein: protein MLRKLPFILLLIIFACNNEQKEITQFKLLPPEVTGINFENNLESTNDFNVYKYRNFYNGGGVAIGDINNDGLQDVYLTSNLSDNKLYLNKGNFQFEDISEIAKIVGTKAWSTGVSMVDINADGFLDIYVCNSGDVQGDNKQNELFINNGDLTFTERAEEYGLADLGFSTHASFFDYDKDGDLDVYLLNNSYQAIGSFNLTKNERPKRDVLGGDKFFENRDGKFVDVSEKAGIYGSVIGFGLGITVSDFNNDGWEDMYISNDFFERDYLYINQQNGSFKEQLTTSINSISGASMGADAADINNDGFNEIFVTEMLPSEYERLKTVTTFEDWNKYQYNLKNDYYHQFTRNMLQLNNTDLTFNEVGRFSGVEASDWSWGAIFFDMNNDGLKDLFIANGIYKDLTDQDYLRYVSNQEIIQSIVTNDKVDYKKLIDIIPSNKVKNHAYLNQGNLKFELTQNGLDTKGFSNGAAYGDLDNDGDLDLIVNNVNMPLFVYQNNVENTHFLKVILKGEGANKDAIGAKLELINDTEHYFLEQQPVRGFQSSMDNRPNFGFINPGELSLIVTWPSGKSTFVSDLQADQTVTLFEKDATDAVAPSTFNDILFTKAENVLDFKHKENNYVDFNVERLLPFMRSTEGPKMSVGDVNNDGKDDIFIGGSKGKASTLFLQKDNNFVQKENESFNLQRAAEDAESILFDADSDGDLDLYVCSGGIETTKFSANYLDKLYINDGLGNYTLSKQKLPTKQGYHSSSTVTVADVDNDNDLDLFVGERAIPNSYGIPGSGFLLLNDGKGNFENSNTNVFKDLGMITDALFIDINKDGFEDLVVVGEFMGIHVFQNKNGVFSKLQNHPLAELKGWWNTLEKADLDNDGDLDLVLGNHGLNSRFKASKENPIQLFVNDYDKNGFLDPILSLTGEDGKLYPYALRHNLVDQLKYLSKKYPDYQSFKNASITDIFTETQLQESTKLEANTLNSLIVINQGDFTFDILNLPLEAQLSPVYAIAISDFDNDGDQDIILGGNLNGVKPEFGRYDASFGTYLENNGNLNFELYKSGKGLKVKGQIRDFKIINNQLFITRNNDSINVYNY from the coding sequence ATGTTAAGAAAACTCCCATTTATTCTACTACTAATAATTTTTGCTTGTAATAATGAGCAAAAAGAAATAACACAATTTAAATTATTACCACCAGAAGTAACTGGTATTAATTTCGAAAATAACTTAGAATCTACGAATGATTTTAATGTGTATAAATATCGAAATTTTTATAATGGTGGAGGTGTAGCTATTGGTGATATCAATAATGATGGTTTGCAAGATGTGTATTTAACCTCAAATTTATCAGATAATAAGTTATACTTAAATAAAGGTAATTTTCAATTTGAGGATATTTCTGAAATTGCTAAAATAGTAGGTACAAAGGCATGGTCTACAGGTGTTTCTATGGTAGATATTAATGCAGATGGTTTTTTAGATATTTATGTTTGTAATTCTGGTGATGTTCAAGGAGATAACAAACAAAATGAACTATTTATCAATAATGGCGATTTAACCTTTACAGAAAGAGCAGAGGAATATGGTTTGGCAGATTTAGGCTTTTCTACACATGCATCTTTCTTTGATTATGATAAAGATGGTGATTTAGATGTATACCTTTTAAATAACTCTTATCAAGCTATTGGAAGTTTTAACCTTACCAAAAACGAAAGACCAAAAAGAGATGTTTTAGGAGGTGATAAATTTTTCGAAAACAGAGATGGAAAATTTGTAGATGTAAGTGAAAAAGCCGGAATTTATGGCAGTGTAATTGGTTTTGGTTTAGGAATTACAGTTAGCGATTTTAATAATGATGGTTGGGAAGATATGTATATTTCTAATGATTTTTTCGAGAGAGATTACTTGTACATCAATCAGCAAAATGGTTCTTTCAAAGAGCAGTTAACTACTTCAATTAATTCAATTAGTGGTGCATCTATGGGTGCAGATGCTGCAGATATTAATAACGACGGTTTTAATGAAATCTTTGTAACAGAAATGTTACCAAGTGAATATGAAAGATTAAAAACAGTAACCACTTTTGAAGATTGGAACAAATACCAATACAATCTAAAAAACGATTATTATCATCAGTTTACCAGAAACATGTTACAACTGAATAATACAGATTTAACTTTTAATGAAGTAGGTAGATTTAGTGGCGTAGAAGCATCAGATTGGAGTTGGGGTGCCATCTTTTTTGATATGAATAATGACGGTTTAAAAGATTTATTTATCGCAAACGGAATTTATAAAGACCTTACAGATCAAGATTATTTAAGATACGTATCAAACCAAGAAATTATTCAATCTATCGTTACTAATGACAAGGTAGATTATAAAAAACTAATTGATATTATTCCTTCTAACAAGGTAAAAAATCATGCATACCTAAATCAGGGAAATTTAAAATTTGAACTAACACAAAATGGTTTAGATACCAAAGGCTTTTCTAATGGTGCAGCTTATGGTGATTTAGATAATGATGGTGATTTAGATCTTATTGTGAATAACGTAAATATGCCATTGTTTGTTTACCAAAACAATGTAGAGAACACGCATTTTTTAAAAGTAATCTTAAAAGGAGAAGGAGCTAATAAAGATGCTATAGGAGCTAAGTTAGAATTAATTAACGATACAGAACACTATTTTTTAGAGCAACAACCTGTAAGAGGTTTTCAGTCTTCTATGGATAATAGACCAAATTTTGGTTTTATAAACCCTGGTGAATTGTCATTAATCGTTACTTGGCCTTCAGGTAAATCTACTTTCGTTAGTGATTTGCAAGCAGATCAAACAGTAACATTATTCGAAAAAGATGCTACAGATGCAGTAGCACCTTCAACGTTTAATGATATCCTGTTTACGAAAGCAGAGAATGTTTTAGATTTTAAACATAAAGAAAATAACTATGTAGATTTTAACGTAGAACGTCTATTGCCTTTTATGAGAAGTACAGAAGGCCCTAAAATGAGTGTTGGAGACGTCAATAACGATGGTAAAGATGATATTTTTATAGGAGGTTCTAAAGGAAAAGCATCTACCCTATTTTTACAAAAAGATAATAATTTTGTGCAAAAAGAGAACGAAAGTTTCAACCTACAAAGAGCTGCAGAAGATGCAGAGAGCATTTTGTTTGATGCAGATTCAGATGGTGATTTAGATTTATATGTTTGTAGTGGGGGTATAGAAACTACAAAGTTTAGTGCAAACTATTTAGATAAGTTGTATATAAATGATGGTTTAGGTAATTACACCTTATCAAAACAAAAATTACCTACCAAACAAGGTTACCATAGCTCTAGTACAGTTACAGTTGCTGATGTAGATAATGATAATGATTTAGATCTGTTTGTAGGTGAAAGAGCAATACCTAATTCTTATGGGATACCAGGTTCAGGTTTTTTATTACTAAATGATGGTAAAGGAAATTTTGAAAATTCAAACACAAACGTCTTTAAGGATTTAGGAATGATTACTGATGCTTTATTTATCGATATAAATAAAGATGGTTTTGAAGATTTAGTGGTGGTTGGCGAGTTTATGGGAATTCATGTTTTTCAGAACAAAAACGGCGTATTCTCTAAGTTGCAAAATCATCCACTTGCAGAATTAAAAGGATGGTGGAATACTTTAGAAAAAGCAGATTTAGATAATGATGGAGATTTAGATTTGGTACTAGGAAATCATGGTTTAAATAGCAGATTTAAGGCCAGTAAAGAAAATCCTATTCAATTGTTTGTTAATGATTATGATAAAAATGGATTCTTAGATCCAATATTATCATTAACAGGTGAAGATGGTAAATTATATCCTTATGCACTTCGCCATAATTTAGTAGATCAGCTAAAATATTTGAGTAAGAAATATCCAGATTATCAATCATTTAAAAACGCATCAATAACAGATATTTTTACAGAAACACAGTTGCAAGAGAGCACAAAGCTAGAGGCAAATACATTAAATTCTTTAATAGTAATCAACCAAGGAGATTTTACCTTCGATATTTTAAATTTACCTTTAGAAGCACAACTTTCTCCAGTTTATGCAATAGCAATATCCGATTTTGATAATGATGGTGATCAAGATATTATTTTGGGTGGTAATTTAAATGGAGTAAAACCAGAATTTGGTAGATATGATGCCTCATTTGGTACTTATCTAGAAAATAATGGAAACCTAAATTTTGAATTATATAAGTCTGGAAAAGGTTTAAAGGTAAAAGGTCAAATAAGAGATTTTAAAATTATTAATAATCAATTATTTATCACTAGAAATAATGATTCTATAAACGTTTACAACTATTAA
- a CDS encoding VCBS repeat-containing protein: MTINYRIYLILLIIFASCKDVKNDKSLFLEQTNSGITFFNDLKVTEALNPYTYKNFYNGGGVALGDINNDGLEDVFFTGNLVDNQLYLNKGNFKFENITDIAKVNSKDSWCSGVSFVDINNDGFLDIYVCKAGPPREQNRHNELYINNGDLTFTEQSAKYGLDITGLAVQANFFDYDKDGDLDCYLLNNSIRSVGNYDLIKNQRNIPSANGNKLLRNDDGFFTDVTKESNIYSSAIGFGLGITVSDYNNDSWPDIFISNDFFERDYLYINQKNGKFKEELTNQMESISMGSMGADAADLNNDSFIDIMVTEMLPKNLERQRTKTIFESWNKYDAAVKNGYHQQFSRNALHQNLGSGRFLEISRFSNVAASEWSWSSLLFDADNDGFKDVFISNGIYKDLLDRDYLNYMEDGERIKEMIKDGSNVIQNLIELMPSQALPNSMYQNLGDFNFEDKTNDWGLNKPSFSNGSAYADLDNDGDLDLVVNNVNMPAFIYQNQTDSSKYKSITLKLEGGLTNKFAIGAKAEIFYDDKYSVLENYPSRGFQSSVTTNLVFGLGDTDIIDSLVITWPDTSISKYKKLKTNQQYSFQQPEKETKDVDSKISLKEEYFVKTDSIFSFKHRENKFVDFNREQLLPEMFSNEGPNIASADVNKDGKLDYYIGGAKGQLGQLFLSQNSENFQIIRAPFIVNKSSEDTDAVFFDSDNDGDLDLYVTSGGKAYSKFDYLLHDRLYINDGKGNFIKAKKALPFNQPISSSTVSVYDFDNDGDEDIFVGERFRVEAYGVPVNGYLLENKGDNNFVISEQNALNNLGLITDSEWKDINKDGRKDLIISGEWMPISVFLNINGQLINKTKEYNLDGYSGFWKTLKTIDIDKDGDLDIIAGNKGDNTFLKNKLRIYVSDFDNNGKVEQIICYAKNGKYYPVLDRDELISQIVSLKPKLRYYKDYANASMSSIFNKEQLNQAIVRDIMLTKSALFLNENNTFTMYELPSKIQYSNIEAIETVDANNDGVLDIIFGGNQYLVKPQFGRQDASYGWLMLGDVYGKKFGEITSLNVKGQIRDFHKTKINNKNYILTTINNENLVFLKINDSK, encoded by the coding sequence ATGACTATTAATTATAGAATTTATCTAATACTTCTAATAATTTTTGCCTCTTGTAAAGATGTTAAAAATGATAAATCGCTCTTTTTAGAGCAAACCAATTCTGGCATTACTTTTTTTAATGATTTAAAGGTTACAGAAGCTTTAAATCCATATACTTATAAGAATTTTTACAATGGAGGTGGAGTTGCTTTAGGAGATATTAATAATGACGGTTTAGAAGATGTTTTTTTTACAGGTAACTTGGTTGATAATCAACTATACTTAAATAAAGGTAATTTTAAATTCGAAAATATTACTGATATAGCTAAAGTTAATTCTAAAGATAGTTGGTGCTCAGGTGTAAGTTTTGTAGACATTAATAATGATGGCTTTCTAGATATTTATGTTTGTAAAGCTGGGCCTCCAAGAGAACAAAATAGACATAATGAACTGTATATTAATAATGGCGATTTAACTTTTACAGAGCAGTCTGCAAAATATGGATTAGATATTACAGGTTTAGCTGTACAAGCCAATTTTTTTGATTATGATAAAGATGGTGATTTAGACTGTTATTTGTTAAATAACTCAATTCGTTCTGTGGGTAATTATGATTTAATTAAAAACCAACGAAATATACCTTCTGCAAATGGGAATAAACTTTTAAGAAATGATGATGGTTTTTTTACAGATGTTACTAAGGAATCTAACATTTATTCAAGTGCAATTGGTTTTGGTTTAGGAATTACTGTAAGCGATTATAACAATGATTCTTGGCCTGATATTTTCATTTCTAATGATTTCTTTGAGCGCGATTATTTATATATCAACCAAAAAAACGGAAAATTTAAAGAAGAATTAACCAATCAAATGGAATCTATTTCTATGGGTTCTATGGGTGCAGACGCTGCAGATTTAAATAATGATTCTTTCATAGATATTATGGTTACAGAAATGTTGCCTAAAAATTTAGAAAGACAACGTACCAAAACAATTTTTGAGTCTTGGAACAAATATGATGCAGCTGTAAAAAATGGCTATCATCAACAGTTTAGTAGAAATGCCTTACATCAAAATTTAGGGTCTGGAAGGTTCTTAGAAATTAGTAGATTCTCTAATGTTGCAGCTTCAGAATGGAGTTGGTCTTCATTATTATTTGATGCAGATAATGATGGTTTTAAAGATGTTTTTATCAGTAATGGAATTTATAAAGATTTATTAGATAGAGATTATTTAAACTACATGGAAGATGGAGAGCGAATTAAGGAAATGATTAAAGATGGGAGTAATGTAATTCAGAATTTAATTGAGTTAATGCCCTCTCAAGCACTTCCAAATTCTATGTATCAAAATTTAGGTGATTTTAATTTTGAAGATAAAACCAATGATTGGGGCTTGAACAAACCAAGTTTTAGCAATGGTAGTGCCTATGCAGATTTAGATAATGATGGCGATTTAGATTTAGTTGTAAATAATGTAAACATGCCAGCCTTTATTTATCAAAACCAAACAGATAGTTCAAAATATAAAAGTATCACTCTAAAATTAGAAGGAGGTCTAACAAACAAGTTTGCAATTGGTGCAAAAGCAGAAATTTTTTATGACGATAAATACAGTGTTTTAGAAAATTACCCATCAAGAGGTTTTCAAAGCTCGGTAACCACAAACTTAGTTTTTGGTCTAGGAGATACAGATATTATTGATAGTTTAGTAATTACTTGGCCTGATACATCCATTTCTAAGTATAAAAAATTAAAAACCAATCAGCAATACTCATTTCAACAACCAGAAAAAGAAACTAAAGATGTTGATTCTAAAATCAGTTTAAAAGAAGAATACTTCGTAAAAACCGATTCTATTTTTAGTTTTAAACATCGAGAAAATAAATTTGTAGATTTTAACAGAGAACAACTTTTGCCAGAGATGTTCAGTAATGAAGGCCCTAACATTGCAAGCGCAGATGTAAATAAAGATGGAAAGTTAGATTATTATATTGGTGGAGCAAAAGGGCAATTAGGACAGTTGTTTCTTTCTCAAAATTCAGAAAATTTTCAAATTATTAGAGCACCTTTTATTGTAAATAAATCATCAGAAGATACAGATGCAGTATTTTTTGATAGTGATAATGATGGTGATTTAGATCTATATGTAACAAGTGGTGGAAAAGCGTATTCCAAGTTCGATTATTTGTTGCACGATCGTTTGTATATAAATGATGGTAAAGGTAATTTTATTAAAGCCAAAAAAGCATTACCATTCAATCAACCTATAAGTTCATCTACAGTAAGTGTTTATGATTTTGATAATGATGGAGATGAAGATATTTTTGTTGGAGAACGTTTTAGGGTAGAAGCTTATGGTGTGCCTGTAAATGGTTATTTGTTAGAAAATAAAGGCGATAATAATTTTGTAATTTCAGAGCAAAACGCATTGAATAACCTTGGTTTAATTACAGATTCTGAGTGGAAAGACATTAATAAAGACGGAAGAAAAGATTTGATAATTTCAGGAGAATGGATGCCAATTTCTGTATTTCTAAATATCAATGGTCAATTAATTAACAAAACAAAAGAATATAATTTAGATGGTTATTCTGGTTTTTGGAAAACTCTGAAAACTATAGATATTGATAAAGATGGCGATTTAGATATTATAGCAGGTAATAAAGGAGATAATACATTTCTAAAAAATAAGCTACGCATTTATGTGTCCGATTTTGATAATAATGGAAAAGTAGAGCAGATTATTTGTTATGCAAAAAATGGCAAATACTATCCAGTTTTAGATAGAGATGAATTAATTTCTCAAATTGTAAGTTTAAAACCCAAGCTTCGTTATTATAAAGATTATGCAAATGCTAGCATGTCTTCAATATTTAACAAAGAGCAATTAAATCAAGCTATAGTTAGAGATATTATGCTTACAAAATCAGCTTTGTTTTTAAATGAAAATAATACATTTACAATGTATGAGTTGCCAAGTAAAATTCAATATTCAAATATTGAGGCAATTGAAACTGTGGATGCAAATAATGATGGTGTTTTAGATATTATATTTGGAGGAAACCAGTATTTGGTAAAACCACAGTTTGGACGTCAAGATGCATCTTATGGCTGGTTGATGTTAGGGGATGTTTATGGTAAAAAATTTGGAGAAATTACTTCTCTGAATGTAAAAGGCCAAATTAGAGATTTTCATAAAACAAAAATTAATAATAAAAACTATATTTTAACCACAATTAACAACGAAAACTTAGTGTTTTTAAAGATAAATGATAGCAAATAG